A stretch of Gemmatimonas aurantiaca T-27 DNA encodes these proteins:
- a CDS encoding DUF4159 domain-containing protein → MRFLQRFARWSRQRSRPWVLLLICALPLATMAFRGPGRLAIARLQYEGGGDWYGNPSSLPNLIKAIADRTSLPIERTEAKVKLTDSALFDYPFLHMTGHGEVKFSDTEVQRLREYLTRGGFLHADDNYGLDDTFRREMARVFPDRPLVEVPYSHPIYHLVYDFQNGPPKVHEHDGKPAKGYGIFIGNRLAVYYTFSADLGNGWEDVGTYADPPVLHEQALRLGVNLFTYAATSRVLP, encoded by the coding sequence ATGCGGTTTTTGCAGCGTTTTGCCCGATGGTCCAGACAGCGGTCACGGCCGTGGGTCCTGCTTCTGATCTGCGCGTTGCCGCTCGCCACGATGGCATTCCGTGGTCCGGGTCGCCTTGCGATCGCGCGCCTGCAATACGAGGGCGGCGGCGACTGGTACGGCAATCCGTCCAGCCTGCCCAACCTCATCAAGGCCATCGCGGATCGCACCTCGCTCCCCATCGAGCGCACCGAAGCGAAGGTCAAGCTCACCGACTCCGCGTTGTTCGACTACCCGTTCCTGCACATGACGGGGCACGGCGAGGTGAAGTTCTCCGATACCGAAGTCCAGCGCCTGCGCGAGTACCTCACGCGCGGCGGCTTCTTGCATGCCGACGACAACTACGGACTCGATGACACGTTCCGCCGCGAGATGGCGCGCGTGTTTCCCGATCGCCCGTTGGTCGAGGTGCCGTATTCACACCCGATCTACCATCTCGTCTACGATTTCCAGAACGGGCCGCCGAAGGTGCACGAACATGACGGCAAGCCCGCCAAGGGGTATGGCATCTTCATCGGCAACCGCTTGGCGGTCTACTACACCTTCTCGGCGGATCTCGGGAACGGGTGGGAAGACGTCGGAACGTATGCCGATCCGCCAGTCCTGCATGAACAGGCCCTGCGCCTGGGTGTGAACCTCTTCACGTACGCGGCCACCAGCCGCGTGCTGCCATAG
- a CDS encoding threonine ammonia-lyase, with amino-acid sequence MTASALIAPSIDDIRAAAARIAPHAAVTPLLESPALDAAAGGRVLLKAEVLQHTGSFKLRGALNRLLQLSPEERTRGVVAFSSGNHAQAVAYSATLLGMRSTIVMPKDAPSLKIERTRAFGAEVVLYDRYTEDRVAIGRAIAAKTDATVVPPFEDPHVVAGQGTLALEALQQATARGATPDRLYVNCGGGGLTAGCAIAAEAVSPGTVVHPCEPEHFDDTARSLELGYRVANEPGHRSICDAIVTDIPGEFTFSINQPRVGEGLRVSEDEVLAAIAFAVRELKLVVEPGGAAALAALLSGRLDTRGRTTLVVVTGGNIDPKILARAVGAG; translated from the coding sequence ATGACCGCTTCCGCACTGATCGCTCCGTCCATCGACGACATCCGCGCCGCGGCGGCGCGCATTGCGCCACACGCCGCGGTCACCCCGCTGCTGGAATCTCCCGCACTCGACGCCGCGGCCGGCGGTCGTGTATTGCTCAAGGCCGAGGTGCTGCAACACACCGGTTCGTTCAAATTGCGCGGCGCGCTCAATCGCCTGCTGCAACTCTCTCCCGAAGAGCGCACACGCGGCGTGGTGGCTTTTTCGTCGGGTAACCACGCGCAGGCCGTCGCCTACAGCGCCACCCTGCTCGGCATGCGCTCCACCATCGTGATGCCGAAAGACGCGCCGTCGCTCAAGATCGAACGCACGCGCGCGTTCGGTGCCGAGGTGGTGCTGTATGACCGGTACACGGAAGATCGTGTGGCGATCGGGCGGGCCATCGCGGCAAAGACCGATGCCACGGTCGTGCCACCCTTCGAAGACCCGCATGTGGTGGCGGGTCAGGGCACGCTGGCACTCGAAGCGCTGCAGCAGGCGACCGCGCGCGGTGCCACGCCCGATCGCCTGTACGTGAACTGTGGCGGCGGCGGGCTCACAGCAGGGTGTGCTATCGCGGCGGAAGCCGTGTCACCAGGTACGGTGGTGCATCCGTGCGAACCGGAGCACTTCGACGACACGGCCCGCTCGCTCGAGCTCGGATATCGCGTGGCCAACGAGCCGGGTCATCGATCCATCTGCGATGCCATCGTGACCGATATTCCGGGTGAGTTCACGTTCTCGATCAATCAACCGCGCGTGGGTGAAGGCCTGCGGGTATCGGAAGATGAAGTGTTGGCCGCCATCGCCTTTGCCGTACGTGAGCTCAAACTGGTGGTCGAACCGGGTGGCGCCGCAGCACTGGCCGCCCTGCTCTCCGGGCGGCTCGACACCCGCGGTCGCACAACGCTGGTGGTGGTGACGGGTGGCAACATCGATCCCAAGATCCTCGCGCGGGCCGTCGGAGCGGGCTGA
- the rsmI gene encoding 16S rRNA (cytidine(1402)-2'-O)-methyltransferase, translated as MALWPEAITKGALHIVSTPIGHLGDITLRALAVLQQAALICCEDTRHARPLLDRYGIGTPTHALHEHNEASVTPRLVERLRAGDAVALISDAGTPLVSDPGARLVDAVTAAGLRVVPVPGASATLAALVASGLAPHPFTMLGFLERKGKERENQLALATRLPHSVILFESPNRLVDTLRAIAEITGGQRHVAVARELTKHFEEIRRGTLTEVAAYYEATPPRGEIVLVLAGAVAVEPSEDGLRAVADALREQGLRSRDIVRTLMDEHGASRNLAYRLAHDT; from the coding sequence GTGGCCCTGTGGCCGGAAGCCATCACCAAGGGGGCGCTGCACATTGTCAGCACCCCCATTGGTCATTTAGGGGATATCACCCTGCGCGCGCTCGCGGTCCTGCAGCAGGCGGCGCTCATCTGTTGCGAAGACACCCGCCACGCGCGGCCGTTGCTCGACCGCTATGGGATCGGCACGCCGACCCACGCGTTGCACGAGCACAATGAAGCCAGCGTCACACCGCGTCTGGTCGAACGGCTGCGGGCCGGCGATGCGGTGGCCCTCATCAGCGATGCCGGCACGCCGTTGGTCTCCGATCCGGGGGCCCGTCTGGTGGATGCCGTGACCGCCGCCGGATTGCGCGTCGTCCCTGTCCCTGGCGCTTCGGCCACGCTGGCCGCGCTTGTGGCGTCAGGGCTCGCGCCTCATCCCTTCACGATGCTCGGTTTCCTCGAGCGGAAGGGCAAGGAACGCGAGAATCAGCTCGCGCTCGCCACACGTCTGCCACACAGCGTCATTCTGTTTGAATCTCCGAATCGGTTGGTGGACACATTGCGTGCCATCGCGGAGATTACCGGTGGGCAGCGTCACGTGGCCGTCGCACGGGAACTGACCAAGCATTTCGAGGAAATTCGCCGCGGAACGCTCACGGAGGTCGCCGCGTATTACGAGGCGACTCCTCCACGCGGGGAAATCGTGTTGGTCCTGGCCGGTGCCGTTGCGGTGGAACCGTCGGAAGACGGGCTGCGCGCGGTGGCCGATGCCCTGCGTGAGCAAGGCCTCCGTTCCCGCGATATCGTGCGGACGCTGATGGACGAACACGGCGCCAGTCGTAATCTCGCCTACCGTCTCGCTCACGACACCTGA
- a CDS encoding 4-(cytidine 5'-diphospho)-2-C-methyl-D-erythritol kinase codes for MTAVHVERAHAKINLVLRILAREASGYHGIETLFQRLALHDVVHVQVNDGPSSLHCDGPAMPAAGLGDATSNLAWRAAAAYAHEADWLRSWQIDIEKHIPVGGGLGGGSADAAAVLRALDALAPRPLGLTRLLEIGGALGADVPFLVSGDSRAWAWGRGDRLLALPALPPMAVTLVTFASGVNTGSAYGAFAAWREAAQAPITAARLAPHALDSWDAIAGIAANDFERVVPAMHGGVATALPIVQHQAAVLRSQGRPAIGMMSGSGATCFLLRAGNVNGTLATSTDATLVSTMTF; via the coding sequence ATGACGGCCGTGCATGTCGAACGGGCGCATGCGAAGATCAATCTCGTGCTGCGCATCCTGGCGCGCGAAGCGAGTGGGTATCACGGCATCGAAACGCTGTTTCAGCGACTGGCGTTGCACGACGTGGTGCATGTGCAGGTGAACGACGGCCCTTCGTCGCTGCACTGCGACGGACCGGCGATGCCCGCTGCAGGTCTCGGGGACGCCACCAGCAACCTCGCCTGGCGCGCGGCAGCGGCCTATGCACACGAAGCCGACTGGCTGCGTAGCTGGCAGATCGACATCGAGAAGCACATCCCCGTGGGTGGAGGTCTGGGCGGAGGAAGCGCCGACGCGGCAGCGGTTCTGCGCGCACTCGATGCCCTCGCCCCGCGACCACTCGGACTCACACGACTGCTCGAAATCGGCGGCGCGCTGGGAGCCGATGTGCCATTCCTGGTGAGCGGTGATTCGCGCGCCTGGGCCTGGGGACGGGGCGATCGTCTGCTGGCCCTGCCGGCGCTGCCTCCGATGGCGGTGACGCTCGTGACTTTCGCATCGGGTGTGAACACCGGCTCCGCCTACGGAGCCTTTGCGGCGTGGCGCGAGGCAGCACAGGCCCCCATCACCGCCGCACGACTCGCACCTCACGCGCTCGACAGTTGGGATGCGATTGCGGGTATTGCGGCGAACGATTTCGAGCGGGTGGTGCCGGCTATGCATGGCGGCGTGGCCACGGCACTGCCGATCGTGCAACATCAGGCCGCCGTGCTGCGCTCGCAGGGACGGCCCGCTATCGGGATGATGAGTGGCAGTGGCGCCACGTGTTTCCTGCTGCGTGCAGGGAATGTGAACGGTACATTGGCGACATCAACCGACGCGACGCTCGTATCCACCATGACGTTTTGA
- a CDS encoding dienelactone hydrolase family protein, translating to MRSLRTLTATLALVAAPIGAAESQQQPQQQSQPDYAAAMHKEHAHEVPTASLGAGIAPRMAVVGDMVQYGTVDGAAVRGYLAKPKSAAKTGPAIVMVHEWWGINDNIKAMADRYAGEGYTVLAVDLFGGQVATTSDAAMKLYQAGMANIAKGERNVASAVDYLRKNGASSVGAVGYCFGGHWALRTGLAGGANVNAVVMYYGAPITAAPELSRLKAPVLGLFGGKDTGIPVDSVRAMEAQMKRAGRSVTIQVYPNAGHAFANPTGQAYDKATADDAWSRTLGFFKTNLK from the coding sequence ATGAGATCTCTTCGCACACTGACCGCGACCCTCGCGCTGGTGGCAGCGCCCATCGGCGCCGCCGAATCACAGCAGCAACCGCAGCAACAATCGCAGCCCGACTACGCTGCGGCGATGCACAAGGAACACGCGCACGAAGTGCCCACCGCATCCCTGGGCGCTGGCATCGCACCGCGCATGGCGGTGGTGGGTGACATGGTGCAATACGGGACGGTCGATGGCGCCGCCGTGCGCGGGTATCTCGCCAAGCCCAAATCGGCCGCCAAGACCGGACCGGCCATCGTCATGGTGCACGAATGGTGGGGCATCAACGACAACATCAAAGCCATGGCCGATCGCTATGCCGGCGAAGGGTACACCGTGCTCGCGGTCGATCTCTTCGGCGGACAGGTGGCCACCACATCCGACGCGGCCATGAAGCTCTATCAGGCCGGCATGGCCAACATCGCCAAAGGTGAGCGCAATGTCGCGTCGGCTGTCGACTATCTGCGCAAGAACGGTGCGTCATCCGTGGGGGCGGTCGGCTACTGCTTTGGTGGACACTGGGCGTTGCGCACCGGACTCGCTGGTGGCGCCAATGTGAACGCGGTGGTGATGTACTACGGTGCGCCGATCACCGCAGCACCGGAGCTGTCGCGGCTCAAGGCGCCGGTACTCGGCCTCTTCGGCGGAAAGGACACCGGCATTCCCGTGGACAGTGTGCGTGCCATGGAAGCGCAGATGAAGAGGGCCGGTCGTTCGGTGACCATTCAGGTCTACCCGAACGCCGGTCATGCTTTCGCGAATCCCACCGGCCAGGCGTACGACAAGGCCACGGCCGACGACGCGTGGTCGCGCACGCTGGGTTTCTTCAAGACCAACCTCAAGTAA
- a CDS encoding TldD/PmbA family protein has product MTTRRDFLRNGSVALGGLAVAPSLLSATGAPLGGYPGLLSPAPLPPLSTDAPTRELMMEALDAAKRAGASWADVRISRNRNNSVQTRERQVTDVVDTDTMGCGVRVLVDGCWGFAATQELTKPGVGGAAQEAVAIAKANRVARDRRVELAPTPAHPNATWRSSYVTDPFTIAVEEKADLLLRANAAALTVANVRFVNSGLSFVKEERNYANTEGSVITQDYVRSWVTMSCTAVAPDRSGTAVRGPEVVQPAGRGWEYVLEADIVTNAKVWAAEAAEKLTAKAVEPGRYDLILHPSQLFLTIHESIGHSTELDRAMGYEANYAGTSFISPPDKVLGSLRLGPSMMNVVGNRSEVGALATIGYDDDGVQPEDFHIVKDGVFVDYQTTREQAPWLRAWYEKNGKPVRSHGCAYAQSWADVSFQRMPNVSLQPGDKDLGWDDLIAATDKGIAMIGRASYSIDQQRYNAQFGAQLCYEIRKGKIVGQVKDAAYQMRTPDFWNTLDMLGGKKSYMHGGTFNDGKGQPGQANAVSHGCPPARFRNANIINTGRAV; this is encoded by the coding sequence ATGACGACTCGTCGTGACTTCCTGCGCAACGGTTCGGTCGCCTTGGGCGGCCTCGCCGTGGCTCCGTCGCTGCTCTCCGCGACTGGAGCCCCACTCGGTGGATACCCAGGCCTGCTCTCACCGGCGCCACTCCCCCCACTCTCCACCGACGCGCCCACCCGCGAGTTGATGATGGAAGCGCTCGACGCGGCCAAGCGCGCCGGCGCGTCGTGGGCGGATGTGCGCATTTCGCGAAACCGCAACAACAGCGTCCAGACCCGTGAACGGCAGGTCACCGATGTCGTGGATACCGATACCATGGGCTGCGGTGTGCGCGTGCTGGTGGATGGCTGCTGGGGGTTCGCGGCCACACAGGAGCTCACCAAGCCCGGAGTGGGCGGCGCAGCACAGGAGGCTGTGGCCATTGCCAAAGCCAATCGTGTGGCGCGTGATCGTCGTGTCGAACTGGCGCCCACGCCCGCGCATCCGAACGCCACTTGGCGCTCGAGTTATGTGACCGATCCGTTCACGATCGCCGTGGAAGAGAAGGCCGACCTGCTGCTGCGCGCCAATGCCGCAGCGCTCACCGTGGCCAACGTGCGCTTCGTGAACTCGGGGCTTTCGTTCGTGAAGGAGGAACGCAACTACGCCAACACCGAAGGCTCCGTCATCACGCAGGACTATGTGCGTAGCTGGGTGACCATGAGCTGCACCGCCGTAGCCCCTGATCGCTCCGGCACCGCCGTGCGCGGCCCCGAAGTGGTGCAGCCGGCCGGTCGCGGCTGGGAGTACGTGCTCGAAGCCGACATCGTGACCAATGCCAAGGTGTGGGCTGCCGAAGCCGCAGAGAAGCTCACGGCCAAGGCGGTGGAGCCGGGGCGCTATGATCTCATCCTGCACCCGTCGCAACTGTTCCTCACCATTCACGAGTCCATCGGTCACTCCACCGAACTCGATCGGGCAATGGGCTACGAGGCGAACTACGCCGGCACCAGCTTCATCTCGCCACCCGACAAGGTGCTTGGTTCCCTGCGCCTCGGCCCGTCCATGATGAACGTGGTGGGCAATCGCAGTGAAGTGGGCGCGCTGGCCACCATCGGCTATGACGACGATGGTGTGCAGCCCGAAGACTTCCACATCGTGAAGGACGGTGTGTTCGTCGACTACCAGACCACGCGCGAACAGGCGCCGTGGCTGCGGGCATGGTATGAAAAGAACGGCAAGCCGGTGCGCTCGCACGGCTGCGCCTACGCACAGAGCTGGGCCGACGTCTCCTTCCAGCGCATGCCCAATGTGTCGCTGCAGCCCGGCGACAAGGACCTGGGCTGGGACGATCTCATCGCCGCCACCGACAAGGGCATCGCGATGATCGGTCGCGCGTCGTATTCCATCGATCAGCAGCGGTACAACGCGCAGTTCGGCGCGCAGCTCTGCTACGAAATCCGGAAGGGCAAGATCGTGGGCCAGGTGAAGGACGCCGCGTACCAGATGCGCACGCCGGACTTCTGGAACACCCTCGACATGCTCGGCGGCAAGAAGAGCTATATGCACGGCGGCACGTTCAACGATGGCAAGGGCCAGCCCGGCCAGGCCAACGCCGTGAGCCACGGGTGCCCGCCAGCACGCTTCCGCAACGCCAACATCATCAACACGGGACGCGCGGTATGA
- a CDS encoding pyridoxine 5'-phosphate synthase, producing MDLRYQRLYVNIDHVATVRQARRGQEPDPVAAALLCERAGADGITAHLREDRRHIQDDDIHRLMAQVTTLLNLECATTDDMLSLAETLRPAQVTLVPERREEITTEGGLDVVRHEVVLRDAIARLRAAGIRSSLFIDPEREAVDVSRRIGADAVELHTGQYAHAPRDPATLRALRDAAAHGAAIGIAVHAGHGLSVANVGPVAAIPEIEELNIGHAIVGRAIFVGLEVAVHEIRAMMDDARAADLF from the coding sequence ATGGATCTTCGCTACCAGCGTCTTTACGTGAACATCGATCATGTGGCCACGGTCAGGCAGGCCCGTCGTGGCCAGGAACCCGACCCGGTGGCCGCGGCGCTCCTGTGTGAACGCGCTGGCGCCGACGGCATCACCGCCCACCTGCGCGAAGACCGACGCCATATCCAGGACGATGACATCCATCGCCTGATGGCCCAGGTGACGACGCTGTTGAATCTCGAGTGTGCCACCACTGACGACATGCTCTCGCTTGCCGAAACACTTCGGCCCGCGCAGGTGACACTGGTTCCCGAGCGCCGGGAGGAGATTACCACCGAAGGGGGGCTCGATGTGGTGCGGCACGAGGTCGTGCTGCGCGACGCCATCGCCCGTCTGCGGGCAGCGGGCATCCGCTCCAGCCTGTTCATCGACCCGGAACGCGAGGCTGTCGACGTGAGTCGCCGTATCGGCGCCGATGCCGTGGAGCTCCATACGGGACAGTACGCCCATGCCCCGCGCGATCCGGCCACATTGCGTGCGCTGCGTGACGCGGCGGCGCACGGGGCAGCGATCGGCATCGCCGTGCACGCCGGCCACGGATTGTCGGTGGCCAACGTGGGGCCGGTGGCGGCGATTCCCGAGATCGAGGAGCTCAACATCGGGCATGCCATCGTGGGACGCGCCATCTTTGTGGGACTCGAAGTGGCGGTGCACGAAATCCGCGCCATGATGGACGACGCACGCGCCGCTGACCTGTTCTGA
- the trxA gene encoding thioredoxin — MANAVEVKDDTFATEIEQHEGLAVVDFWATWCAPCRMIAPIVEQLATDYAGQAKVAKLDVDNNQRTAARFNVRSIPTILFFKDGKLVDQVVGAVPRPALEAKFKEHV; from the coding sequence ATGGCGAACGCAGTGGAAGTGAAGGACGATACGTTTGCGACCGAAATCGAGCAGCATGAAGGGCTCGCCGTGGTCGATTTCTGGGCAACCTGGTGCGCGCCCTGCCGCATGATCGCACCGATCGTCGAGCAACTGGCGACGGACTACGCCGGTCAGGCCAAGGTGGCCAAGCTCGACGTCGACAACAACCAGCGGACGGCCGCGCGTTTCAACGTGCGCTCCATCCCGACCATCCTGTTCTTCAAGGACGGCAAGCTGGTCGACCAGGTGGTGGGCGCGGTGCCGCGTCCGGCCCTGGAAGCGAAGTTCAAGGAGCACGTCTGA
- a CDS encoding alpha/beta fold hydrolase produces MNVFAPNDWPWPAKRHQTVDGALHYIDVGAGPAVCFVHGTPTSSYEWRHQIRALQDTHRCIALDHLGFGQSERPAHASYTPEAHAVRFRAFMDTHAPTEPFTLVVHDFGGPIALDWALDHPSCLARLVVVNTWMWSFEHDVAMWKQARLANSWLVRQLYRHLNASLRILMPGAYGHRARLDPAVHGYYQSLFPDADSRERVLFALARALTQSSAFFDRLWQRRMALDQVPMTILWGLADRAFPPPVLAQWRQAFPHADVTTFDGVGHWPHEESAPAFTAALVSALQPPS; encoded by the coding sequence ATGAACGTGTTCGCGCCCAACGATTGGCCGTGGCCCGCAAAACGCCATCAAACCGTCGATGGCGCCTTGCACTACATCGACGTCGGCGCGGGACCGGCTGTGTGCTTCGTGCACGGCACCCCAACCAGCAGTTACGAGTGGCGTCATCAGATCCGCGCATTGCAGGACACCCATCGCTGCATCGCGCTCGATCACCTGGGGTTCGGACAGAGTGAGCGTCCGGCTCACGCCAGCTACACGCCGGAAGCCCACGCGGTGCGTTTCCGCGCGTTCATGGACACACACGCGCCGACCGAACCGTTCACGCTCGTCGTGCACGATTTTGGTGGACCGATCGCGCTCGACTGGGCGCTGGACCATCCGTCATGTCTCGCGCGGCTCGTGGTCGTGAACACCTGGATGTGGAGTTTCGAACACGACGTTGCCATGTGGAAGCAGGCCCGCCTGGCCAACTCGTGGCTGGTCCGTCAGTTGTACCGGCATCTCAACGCGTCACTGCGCATCCTGATGCCGGGCGCCTATGGCCATCGCGCCCGGCTCGATCCCGCCGTGCACGGATACTACCAGTCGCTGTTCCCCGACGCTGACAGCCGGGAGCGGGTGCTGTTTGCGCTGGCCCGCGCACTCACGCAAAGCAGCGCGTTTTTCGACCGGTTGTGGCAGCGACGGATGGCACTCGATCAGGTACCCATGACGATCCTCTGGGGACTCGCCGACCGGGCTTTCCCACCGCCCGTACTCGCGCAGTGGCGCCAGGCCTTCCCCCACGCCGATGTCACCACCTTCGATGGCGTGGGACACTGGCCGCATGAAGAATCCGCACCGGCATTCACCGCAGCACTTGTTTCGGCTCTCCAACCGCCATCGTGA
- a CDS encoding carboxypeptidase regulatory-like domain-containing protein, translating into MRSIVAGVIAGLMLFALPVAAQATAQSPVSATTNEPPAQLSGQVLDAVSGRPVRAALIGVAELGQWTMADGKGVFRLTNVPPGDQELVVRAIGYSPVHVTTQFMARDSLSMQVVLTPIPPTLSTVRVEAEFEERYAMRLRQFEESRSMGIGRFLDWRFFEKHKNTSVSSLLHGRFGALRVGLAGTDGGNRLLITRSGIPCMPVMWVNGLREDAPSIRLDWLNTSDILGFEFYTPATTPARYNATGAPSARALEPSGGAACGTVVLWLK; encoded by the coding sequence ATGCGATCGATTGTTGCAGGTGTGATCGCAGGCCTGATGCTCTTTGCACTGCCGGTCGCGGCCCAGGCAACCGCGCAGTCGCCAGTATCGGCGACCACGAACGAACCTCCCGCGCAACTGAGCGGCCAGGTGCTGGATGCCGTGTCCGGTCGTCCGGTGCGGGCAGCACTCATCGGGGTCGCAGAGCTTGGCCAATGGACGATGGCCGACGGCAAAGGCGTCTTCCGTCTGACCAATGTGCCGCCGGGCGACCAGGAGCTCGTGGTGCGCGCCATCGGGTACTCGCCGGTCCATGTCACGACGCAGTTCATGGCCCGTGATTCGCTCTCCATGCAGGTCGTACTCACCCCCATCCCCCCGACGCTCAGTACGGTGCGCGTGGAAGCGGAGTTCGAGGAACGGTATGCCATGCGACTGCGTCAATTCGAGGAATCCCGTAGCATGGGCATTGGGCGATTTCTGGACTGGCGTTTTTTCGAGAAGCACAAGAACACCAGCGTGTCCTCACTGTTGCACGGCCGGTTCGGTGCCTTGCGGGTTGGGTTGGCGGGAACAGACGGCGGCAATCGGCTGCTGATCACACGGTCCGGCATCCCCTGCATGCCAGTGATGTGGGTCAATGGTTTGCGGGAGGACGCACCCAGTATCAGACTGGATTGGCTCAACACGTCGGATATCCTCGGCTTCGAGTTCTACACGCCGGCTACCACGCCCGCCCGATACAACGCGACGGGAGCGCCCTCTGCGCGAGCGCTGGAACCCAGCGGTGGCGCGGCCTGTGGCACGGTGGTGCTCTGGCTCAAGTAG
- the mce gene encoding methylmalonyl-CoA epimerase: MTDSVRRGTRIAHIGIAVRALDELLPFYRDVLGMPDVPLDDADGASIAGLAAGESLVELLEAKSEDTPIGKYVAKRGPGIHHVCFAVDDLDGTLQKCRDAGLRLIDETPRIGAEGKRIAFLHPSATGGVLVELSEY; the protein is encoded by the coding sequence ATGACCGATTCCGTTCGCCGCGGCACGCGCATCGCCCATATCGGCATTGCCGTCCGTGCTCTCGACGAGTTGCTCCCCTTCTACCGAGATGTGCTCGGCATGCCTGATGTACCCCTCGACGACGCCGACGGTGCCTCGATTGCGGGGCTGGCCGCCGGTGAATCGCTCGTGGAGCTGCTCGAGGCAAAGTCCGAAGACACCCCCATCGGCAAGTACGTCGCCAAAAGGGGCCCGGGCATTCATCACGTCTGTTTTGCGGTGGACGACCTCGACGGCACCTTGCAGAAGTGCCGTGACGCCGGACTCCGACTCATCGACGAAACGCCACGCATCGGGGCGGAGGGCAAGCGCATCGCCTTCCTCCATCCGAGTGCGACAGGTGGTGTCCTCGTCGAACTATCCGAATACTAG
- a CDS encoding lysylphosphatidylglycerol synthase transmembrane domain-containing protein, with the protein MRSWKTWVGFALSALLLWWTLRSVDVQDVWRVLRTSNAVLFAACTVVATCIFPLRARRWQPILEPVVGTLPFGPLWRSTAIGMMMNNVFPLRAGEFGRAFALTREVPRVPLTTALSSLGVDRVFDALVLFGMMFGAMLDPRFPVGATIAGQSIPQLARGGIVLLLMLLAVCYAVVLQPARIIGWTDAVARRLLPRYADALVRFVELGIGGLAVLRDTRRFLAVMAWAIAHWAVHALGLYLGFMAVGVDVPFSAALFLQGVLGIGVAIPSSPGFFGVFEVVAVAGLGVYGVPKELAVSWALGYHLLSFIPITVFGAVYFARLGLSFGNVRHAQSATAES; encoded by the coding sequence GTGCGCAGTTGGAAAACGTGGGTCGGGTTTGCGCTCAGCGCCCTGTTGCTGTGGTGGACGCTGCGCAGTGTGGACGTGCAGGACGTGTGGCGTGTGTTGCGGACCTCGAATGCGGTGTTGTTTGCCGCGTGCACCGTCGTGGCGACCTGCATCTTCCCACTCCGGGCGCGGCGCTGGCAGCCCATCCTCGAGCCGGTCGTGGGCACCCTGCCCTTTGGACCGCTGTGGCGCAGCACGGCCATCGGCATGATGATGAACAACGTCTTCCCGCTGCGGGCCGGCGAGTTCGGGCGCGCCTTTGCGCTCACGCGTGAAGTACCGCGCGTGCCGCTCACCACCGCATTGAGTTCGCTGGGCGTCGATCGGGTGTTCGATGCGCTGGTGCTATTCGGCATGATGTTCGGCGCGATGCTCGATCCGCGATTCCCGGTGGGCGCGACCATTGCGGGACAGTCCATCCCGCAACTCGCACGCGGCGGTATCGTGCTGCTGCTGATGCTCCTGGCTGTGTGTTATGCGGTGGTGTTGCAGCCGGCGCGCATCATCGGTTGGACCGATGCCGTGGCGCGTCGCCTCCTGCCCCGCTACGCCGATGCACTGGTGCGTTTCGTGGAATTGGGCATCGGTGGACTGGCCGTCTTGCGCGATACCCGACGTTTCCTTGCCGTCATGGCATGGGCCATCGCGCATTGGGCAGTGCACGCACTGGGGCTGTACCTCGGTTTCATGGCCGTGGGCGTGGACGTGCCGTTCAGTGCGGCGCTGTTTCTACAGGGCGTGTTGGGCATCGGTGTGGCGATCCCCAGTTCCCCTGGATTCTTCGGCGTGTTTGAAGTGGTGGCCGTGGCCGGCCTGGGTGTCTATGGAGTGCCCAAGGAGCTCGCGGTGAGCTGGGCGCTCGGCTACCACCTGCTCAGCTTCATTCCCATTACGGTGTTCGGCGCCGTGTACTTCGCCCGCCTCGGTCTCAGCTTCGGCAACGTCCGACACGCCCAGAGCGCCACGGCCGAATCATGA